The genomic window GCATGTTTGCTCTGCCTGGAACTCACTACCCAGAAGTCGCTACATGGATCCATTCATCATCTTCAGGATTTTGCTAAGATGTCACCTTCACATGGGAGTCTTTCTAATCATTGTTCCCAACTATATAACCTTAGGGATTTCGAGAGTGGAGAGAACCAAGAACTCCCTAtccctcttcctgtttttatttttctccatagcacttaccaCCACCTaacaaacaatatattttatgtacttatttttgtattcatgGTCTCCACCTGCTAAGAGAGCCTCTGTGAAGgaatttttgtctgctttgttgactgctgtgtccccaggagCAAAACAGTGTCTGGCAGAGTAGATGTCCAAAGGATACTTGAATAAACACAAGGAACAAAGATGAATGTACAAAGAAGTTAGTTCATCCCAGGATTATTATAACTAAAACTATCCAAATATACTCCAGTTTGAAACACATTACATAAATCATGGTACAAtcatagaatggaatactatctgtggaaggaaggaagaggaaattatCTAAATAAACTACCAGGAAAAATTGTTCAAggcattttacagaggaaaaaaaagttatattatgGAATGCCTagtacagggttttttttgttttgttttgttataaatACATAGTATGATAGAAATCTATGTATACGATGATAACAGTGAGCATTTAGTAGGGTGGGATTAGGGAAAACACTCTCTTTTTAATTCATATCCCTATATCAGGGCTGGGAGTGGGTTCAGGCTCAAAGGCGCCACTAGGATCCAGACTGGACAGGTTCCCACAAGCTGGTCAGAATTAGGGCACTGGGGGTAGGTCGCCCCTGAGGGGGAACAAGGACAAGAAAATGGCCCCAGAGGAGGCCAATCCCAGAGCTCAGCCCTCCTTTGACTCCAGCTCCCGTGGCCCCCCTCAGAGCTAGCACCTGGTCTCTCCAGCGGCAGGCCAGGCCACGAGAGACGTCGGACCAGAAGGGGCGGGGGCGAACTGGCTGGGTACCGCCCGACCCAGGCCTCCAGAGGGAGGGTGGAGAAAGAATTGAGTGCGGCCAATTGCTTTAGCCGCCTCAGGGCTTCGAGATAACTGCGAACACAGGAAGGGGGGTGTCTCAGAGCCGGCTCCACCTGCACCCCAGGGCGCTGGGGGCGGGCGTGGGGGTGGAGGTGGTATAAGAGGGCCGCCCTGCACAGGGCTGGACACGCTTGGCTCCCGACTGAGTCTGGAGCCGAGATCACATCAGACCCTCCAGAGGTGAGAAGGGGCCTCGTTTGGGGTGCGGGATGAGGCTGGCTGGACAGCTGGCTCCTGCTCCTAAGGGAAGGAGGAGCCTGGAGTCCCGGTTCTGAGGGATGACGGGCTGGAAGTCTGCCATTTGGCGTCTGTCAGGGAAAAAGGAACTGAGGACCTAGACTTGTAGATGGGGAGGGATGGGAACCCAGATTCCTGGGTCCCAAGGAGAAGGGAGGTCTGGAGGCCTGgcctcctgggtctgagggaggaagggctggGGCCGAGACCCCTGGGTCTGCTGGGGGAGAGTTGGGGGCTTGGACTACTGCTTCTTGAACTCTTTGTCCTCCCCAGTCCCAGCAGAAGaggcccttcctctgcctggcaGCCCCCggcgaggctcagagaggccaccATGGCAGGATCCCTTCTCTTGCCCCTGCAGATCCTACTGTGGTCTCTAGCCCTGAGATCTGCTGCACAAGAAGGTGAGTGCTGAACTGGGAGGCCTGGCTTCACCCCTGGAGTCTCCCTCCATGCCCACTGACCCTTCCCAGGGCCCTCTCTCTCCAAGGACTCCTTGAGTCAGGACCCTCCCCCTGCAGCGGCTTCTGCCCAAGGAAAACAAGACtcttctgcctcctgccctcttttttcctgcttccttctgaCTCCTGGGGTCTCTGTGCCCTCCAGGCCATCTCCTGCACTCAGTGTTGCTCCCATAAGCTTCAGTGGTTGCCTCCAGACAAGATGCTTCTCCTGGGTTTCTGAGCagactccctctgtctctctccaccgcCATGTCCTGTGTTCTCTGCACTGTTCTCCATTTCCACCTCTGCattctcctgtctctctgtctctttccatctttctctccaAAACCATCAGCTGCCTCTTCAGCCCCCTTGATGCTCGCTACCCACATTTCCCTCCATGTCTCTATCCAGCCCAGGGTGACAAGAGTGGGGAGAAGATTATTGATGGAGTCCCATGTACAAGAGGCTCCCAACCCTGGCAGGTGGCCCTGCTCCGGGGCAATCAGCTTCACTGTGGAGGTGTGTTGCTCAATGAGCAGTGGGTGCTCACCGCTGCCCACTGCAAGATGAGGTATGTGGCAAGGACTGTGGAACCCACTCTCTGGGTCTCGGTCCCCCTTTCTCAGGGTCTCGGTCCCCCTCCTTCTgggtctctctcctcctctcttggggtctctgtctgcttcccTTGAGGTCCCTGTCCCTTCTCCCAATGACAGAGTTTCTCTCTGAATGCCTCGTCCCAGTGAGTACCAGGTGCACATGGGCAGTGATCAGCTGGGTGATAAGAGAGCCCAGAAGATCCGGGCCACACAGTCATTCCGCCACCCTGGCTACTCCACTCAGACCCATGTTAATGACCTCATGCTTGTGAAGCTGGATCACCAAGCCAGGCTGTCGTCGAGTGTGAGGAAAGTCAAGCTGTCCTCCCACTGTGAACCCCCTGGGACCACATGCACCGTTTCTGGCTGGGGCACCACCACCAGCCCGGATGGTAAGGCTGTCTCAGGGACCCAAGAGCCCTGGCTCCTGACTCCTCCTCACTCGGACCCCAGAGACAAGGAGTCAGGCCCATTTCATGACTTGAGGGTTGAGCCTCTAGCCCCATCTTCCTTCAGGGTCCAAGCACTCTGGGGGCCCCAGGTCCAGGCCTCTGACTGACCACCCCCTCTCTCCACCAGTGACCTTTCCATCGACGCTAATGTGCACAGATGTCAGACTCATCTCCTCCCAGGACTGCAAGAAGGTTTACAAGGACCTGCTGGGAAAGTCCATGCTGTGTGCTGGCATCCCCAACTCCAAGACCAATGCCTGCAATGTGAGACTCCCGTGTCGTCCCCACAATACAGAATCTGTGCACCTGACCCTGGTGCCGAACCTTCCCTTGTACCCCATCCCACCCGAGGGCCAGTTTTCCTAGCTCTCTCTATCCTGTTCTCTGCTGGGGCAGTAGTGGGAGCCCAGGAGGCTGGCATGAccctggggatggggcagaaTGGCAGTGGGAAAGATGATGTTGAGACAGGCAAGTGAGGCACTGGCTTCAAGCCCAAACTTCAAGTGGATGCCAAAAGAAATCATATTCTACTAATGCAATATTCTACAAAATGAGAAtccatgcaggggcacctgggtggctcagtcgattgagcgtccaacttcggctcaagtcatgatcttgcagttcgtgagttcgagccccacgtcaggctctgtgctgacagctcagagcctggagtctgcttcggattctgtgtctccctctctctgcccctcctccactcatgcgctcgctctctctctctctctctctctgtctcaaaaataaataaacattaaaaaaattaaaaaataaataaaatccatacaAAAAGTCCATGATGAGCAAAATATCAGAATTTTCAGTAAAGAGCAATCAGTCTTACTGAATCATTCATTTGCCTCGGTCTCCAGTAATGATGCAGCATAGCACTGTACTGACCTTGTCTTTATCTAAAGTTGGGATACTGTGCTCAGCATGGACTTTTTCATaccaaatttgatttttttttaagtattgcaTTACAATACTATTTAGTGCAATTATTGAGATTTTGTGCCCAGTGCTAATGTCTTGTCCACCTTATCCCGGTCCTACTTTTTAGGAAAGGAACTATCTCCCCTTCCTCTTTGTTcccccttcttcatctttttatttttaatatttattttatttattttgagggagagagagagagaaagcagggaagggggagagagagagggagagaatcccaagcaggctttgagcctGTGCCGACAGGCACAGgacatggggcctgatctcaggaaccatgagatcataacctgcgtcgaaatcaagagttggatgcttaactgactgagccacccaggaaccctgttCATCATCTTTATaacctcctctctgtctctaaatgtCATCGCcttccatcttcctctctctctctctctgcttctctctctctctctctcttttgtctgcCGCTGTCACTCTTTTTATTTACCTGTCTTTACCTGTGTTCATCTCTGCTCCACCCCCTAcgtttcttcctctctgtccccctcttccttctgccttctttCCACCCTTCTTTCTGTACCCCCACTCTCTTTGCCCACGTCGGTACAGTCGGTTTTCAGGGGAAGTGGGGTGGTGAGTGTTAGAGATGGGGGGGCGGTGATGAGAAAAGGATGTATGTCCTAGAgagtggcagggggtggggctttTTCCCTAGTGAGGGCCGGCTTCATGAATATGCAAGTTGTGCAGTGGCACAGGGCTTCACTCCACACTCGGGAGAGTCCCGCACATGGTTTAACGCACTTCTGTTGTTGTCTTgaatcttttaataatttttgaacaagggggCTGCATATTCATATTGCACTGCGGTCTGTGAATTATGTCATTGGCCCTGCCCCTGTTCCCCTTTCATGCTCAAGGGGCATGTATCCATTCTCTGGAGACGAtgctccttctccctctggcttGGCGAAGAGTCCTTAACGAGGGGAAAGTAAGTGGGACTCTAACCTCTGGAAGCTCCCTCACCTCCCAGTGATTGTTCCCTTTGGCTGGGGCACAAGTCGATGTCTTCAGATAGCCGTTTGGTTCTCTCCAGGGCAGCACTAATTTGTGCTCTCCCACTGGTCCCCGGAGACCATGAGTCTTTTCCCATTGGCCAGAGTGGAAGTTCATGGTCTGGCAGGACAGAGACGTGATAACTACACACTGTGGACATGTCTGTGGTGGTTGCTCTGAAACCAAAGCTAATCTGCTCTTTCTTCTCCAGGGTGACTCAGGGGGACCACTGATGTGCAAAGGTACCCTGCAAGGCCTGGTGTCCTGGGGAACTTTCCCTTGTGGCCAACCCAATGACCCAGGTGTCTATACCCAAGTCTGCAAGTACTTCAAGTGGATAAATGAGACCATGAGAAGGCATGGCTAATCTCTGCATACCTCCCATCTCTTCATCTATACTCCTGGAACAAGAAATTTACAGAAATAAGGACGTGATGAACTGTGGTCATTATTTGACCTTACCTTTCCTCAAAGACATATTACAACCTCAACAATATGCCATGTCTGTAAACTAATCAAATTAACAAAGGCCTAACACACAAAAACCTCAGTATTGGTAAAGACCAGCACTCTTAACCAGCGGAACTGTAAATCATGCAATTTTTATGGAAGGCAGTTTGGCAAGGTGAATTGAGACCCTTAGTTACCACCGTTGACCCTGTGATTCTGGTTTAGAAAGatattactgaaaaaataaacgAAAAATCCAACTGCGGAGCAAGGTTTGAATTCATCACACCAGTATCCTGGCAAAACAGTGGAAACACTGAACATGTCCCAAATCAGTGGATTGTTTAGATCAATAATAGGCCCGTTTGGGACAAGGATGTTAGGAAGCTGTTAAGGATAATAACTTTGCAACATTGCTAGTGTTATTCAAGAATGTTTGTGTTGTATGATGGAACAtgaaaaaagagatacaaatatgtgtatgtgACTCTAGCCATGTGAAATGAAATAGTCacagaataaaatctgaaaagacaTGTACTAACCTGCATTCAGTGGTAGTTACAGggtgcctccttccttccatttattttctgtgggTGTGCACTTTTGCAACATGCAAACAAAGGTGGAAAAGCTCTGAAGATCTAAGGCTGGGGAAGAGGGACCcttaagagagggagacacatctGATTTTGAGCCCTCGCCCTGCTCCCTGCCTAGTGACCTGTTTCTGTCCATTTCCCAGATTttacttttcctcatctgtaaaatgggggagacagagagatagagagcaagaaaaggtcaagagggaagaaggaagggcagaggaaaaagagaataagCCTACCTCATTGGGGTGGAAAGGACGTGAAAGTGTTCCTGAGTATTTCACAGGTGGCAaaccaggaaagaaggaagttttCGGGAAGGATAGGGCTGGCGGGGGGATGGGACACCTGAGTCCCCCAAGAGCCCACCCAAAGTGAGCAGCCAGCATCCCAGGTGCCAGAGGAAGATGGGGGAGGGAATTTGGGTTGGTGAGGTCCTATTCTCaaagaaggcaggggagggacctctggaagagaggagggaggagtccCCTGTGACTCAGAGACTGGCCATGCCCCTGGCTTCATGCCATCCAAGGCTCTCTGGGCAATCACACCTCAGACGCTGCTGACAGAGGGATCCTCTCCAGCCCAAGGCTCACCCTCCTGCCTCCTTGCCAGTTTCTCCCCCAGAATTCTGAGCCACTGTCCTCCAGatccttcctttccccatctcATCTCCTTGGCAAGTCTCTCCTAGCCTCCAACTCCTCTACTCCTCCCCATATTGCAGAAATCACAGGAGTCCAGACCCCGCCTCAGACCTAAGCATCCCTGCCTCCAGCACCTCTCCCCTCAgacccaggtgtcccctggcTCCTCCTGCCTCTGTATCAGTGTCAAGTTTAAGTAAGGAATGTCAAGGGTTTCCAGCCACCATCCTCCATGAAGATCCATCAACTTCTCCTCTCCCAGGCAAGTCGCCCCAAATCAATATTCGatctaaagtttaaaaagtaatgaaacctCGAAGTTGCACTAAATCAGCCTGGAGACACCTGGCCCTCCCTTTTGGCAGCTCCCATATACAAGTGTGGGGGTGGGTTCGTTTGCAATGACTTGAGATAGTGCTCTTGTtggattgtttaaaaaattacttcctttctttttggacAGACAGCTCAGCATAGTAGACAAAGGCACTGACTCCAGAACCAGGCTTCTTGGATTCCAGCCCCTACAAGCTATTTGCACATGACTTCCCCATTCCTCTTCCTTC from Panthera tigris isolate Pti1 chromosome E2, P.tigris_Pti1_mat1.1, whole genome shotgun sequence includes these protein-coding regions:
- the KLK7 gene encoding kallikrein-7 isoform X2 codes for the protein MHFWSPSRRGPSSAWQPPARLREATMAGSLLLPLQILLWSLALRSAAQEAQGDKSGEKIIDGVPCTRGSQPWQVALLRGNQLHCGGVLLNEQWVLTAAHCKMSEYQVHMGSDQLGDKRAQKIRATQSFRHPGYSTQTHVNDLMLVKLDHQARLSSSVRKVKLSSHCEPPGTTCTVSGWGTTTSPDVTFPSTLMCTDVRLISSQDCKKVYKDLLGKSMLCAGIPNSKTNACNGDSGGPLMCKGTLQGLVSWGTFPCGQPNDPGVYTQVCKYFKWINETMRRHG
- the KLK7 gene encoding kallikrein-7 isoform X3, which translates into the protein MGPSRRGPSSAWQPPARLREATMAGSLLLPLQILLWSLALRSAAQEAQGDKSGEKIIDGVPCTRGSQPWQVALLRGNQLHCGGVLLNEQWVLTAAHCKMSEYQVHMGSDQLGDKRAQKIRATQSFRHPGYSTQTHVNDLMLVKLDHQARLSSSVRKVKLSSHCEPPGTTCTVSGWGTTTSPDVTFPSTLMCTDVRLISSQDCKKVYKDLLGKSMLCAGIPNSKTNACNGDSGGPLMCKGTLQGLVSWGTFPCGQPNDPGVYTQVCKYFKWINETMRRHG
- the KLK7 gene encoding kallikrein-7 isoform X1, translating into MPVLRHDHELEDESSGKGSGHSPSRRGPSSAWQPPARLREATMAGSLLLPLQILLWSLALRSAAQEAQGDKSGEKIIDGVPCTRGSQPWQVALLRGNQLHCGGVLLNEQWVLTAAHCKMSEYQVHMGSDQLGDKRAQKIRATQSFRHPGYSTQTHVNDLMLVKLDHQARLSSSVRKVKLSSHCEPPGTTCTVSGWGTTTSPDVTFPSTLMCTDVRLISSQDCKKVYKDLLGKSMLCAGIPNSKTNACNGDSGGPLMCKGTLQGLVSWGTFPCGQPNDPGVYTQVCKYFKWINETMRRHG
- the KLK7 gene encoding kallikrein-7 isoform X4, whose product is MSSEKCQARHTAGTQEMKAASFWIDGILLWSLALRSAAQEAQGDKSGEKIIDGVPCTRGSQPWQVALLRGNQLHCGGVLLNEQWVLTAAHCKMSEYQVHMGSDQLGDKRAQKIRATQSFRHPGYSTQTHVNDLMLVKLDHQARLSSSVRKVKLSSHCEPPGTTCTVSGWGTTTSPDVTFPSTLMCTDVRLISSQDCKKVYKDLLGKSMLCAGIPNSKTNACNGDSGGPLMCKGTLQGLVSWGTFPCGQPNDPGVYTQVCKYFKWINETMRRHG